The Rhodobacter sp. genome segment CGCACGGCCGAAAGGGCCTCGTTCGACTGGTTCCAGGCGATCATCACGCGCTTGCCGAAATCGGGCACCAACCCCTGCGGCGGCAGCACCAGAACGGCGGCCTGCCCCTCGAACAGGGCGGCCTCGATCACGGCCTCCTGCGTCGGCATGGTGTTTTCGCCATAGGGCTGCTGCTGGATCACCAGATCGGAAAAGCGTGCCCTGAGGCCGACCAGCGCGGGCAGGCCGCCGAACTGGACCACCGCCGATTCCGCGCCCCAGCGCAGCGCCTGCCCCTCGAACAGGCGGCGCGTCCGTGACTCGAGGACCGACGCATCGGCCTGGGCCCGTTCCAGCGTCTCTTGCAGCAGGATCGGCGAGGCGCCCATGTAGAACCCGCCCGCCGGCGTCATGTCCACGCCCAGGCAGCAGGCCGTCAGGTGGGATTCGTGCCGCGTGGCGAAACGGATGGCTTGCGGCAGCGTCGCGTCGATTTCCGCTTCGCTGCCAAGGAAGGTCAGGATAGACTTGTAGTCCATTGCGCATTCTCCTCTCCGGGGCCGATTTGGCGGGTGCGGCCGGGCCCCGTGTTTCCTGCTGTAGCCTTGGCGGCGAGTCGGCGCGCCGCCATGATCTCAATCAACCGTTGCGCTCACGATGACTTGACCTGAATCAAGGTTTCGGTAAGGCCAAGGCCGGATAACGGCAACGGCGGAACAGGCCCCGAGTCTACCCAGACGAGGGGGAAACGCCAACGAATTGAACAAAGGGACGCAAACAATGTGGGATTACGTCAAGCTGATCGTGCTTGCCGCCGTCGCGGTTCTTGCCGCGGTGGCAGCCAGTCACGCGCGTGACCTCGCCTACCTGACGCACATGATCATCTTCATGGGCGCCGCGGTGGTGTTTTTCCTGTGGCAAATCCGCCACATGGGGGAAACGGTTCATAATCAAAACGAATATCTGGACGGCGTCGTGCGCTATGGCGTGGTGGCGACGGCGTTCTGGGGGGTCGTCGGCTTTCTGGTCGGCGTGGTCATCGCGTTCCAGTTGGCGTTTCCGTCGCTGAACCTGGAACTGCTGCAAGGCTTCGGCAACTTTGGCCGTCTGCGCCCGCTGCACACCTCGGCCGTGATCTTCGCCTTTGGCGGCAACGCGCTGCTGGCGACGTCGTTCTATGTGGTGCAGCGCACGACCGCGGCGCGCCTGTTCGGCGGCAACCTGGCGTGGTTCGTGTTCTGGGGCTATCAGGTCTTCATCCTGATGGCGGCGACCGGCTATGTGCTGGGCTCGACCCAGGGCCAGGAATACGCCGAGCCCGAATGGCTGACCGACCTGTGGCTGACCATCGTCTGGGTCGCCTATCTGCTGGTCTACATGGGCACGCTCATCAAGCGCAAGGAACCCCACATCTACGTCGCCAACTGGTTCTACCTGTCGTTCATCGTGACCATCGCGATGCTGCACGTGGTGAACAACGTCCAGATACCCGTGTCGTTCTTCGGCTCGGATTCGGTTCCGGTCTGGTCGGGTGTGCAGTCGGCGATGGTGCAGTGGTGGTATGGCCACAACGCCGTGGGCTTCTTCCTGACCGCGGGCTTCCTGGGGATGATGTATTACTTCATTCCGAAACAGGCCGAACGCCCGGTCTACAGCTACAAGCTGTCGATCATCCACTTCTGGGCGCTGATCTTCCTGTATATCTGGGCGGGTCCCCACCACCTGCACTATACGGCGCTGCCGGACTGGGCGCAGACGCTGGGCATGACCTTCTCGATCATGCTGTGGATGCCGTCCTGGGGCGGGATGATCAACGGCCTGATGACGCTGTCGGGGGCCTGGGACAAGCTGCGCACCGACCCGGTGATCCGCATGATGGTCGTGGCCGTGGGCTTTTACGGCATGGCGACCTTCGAGGGTCCGATGATGTCGATCCGCGCCGTCAACTCGCTGTCGCACTACACCGACTGGACCATCGGGCACGTTCACTCGGGCGCGCTGGGCTGGAACGGCATGATCACCTTCGGCGCCCTCTATTACCTGGTGCCGAAACTGTGGAAGCGCGAGCGCCTCTACAGCCTGTCGCTGGTGAGCTGGCATTTCTGGCTGGCGACCATCGGGATCGTGCTTTACGCCGCCTCGATGTGGGTGACCGGCATCATGGAAGGTCTGATGTGGCGTCAGGTTGACGCGCAGGGCTTCCTGGTCAACTCGTTCGCCGACACCGTGGGCGCCAAGTTCCCGATGTATGTCGTCCGTGCCCTGGGCGGAACGCTGTTCCTGACCGGCGGTCTGATCATGTGCTACAACCTGTGGATGACCGTGCGGAAGGTGGGCGAAGCAAAGCCCTCGACCGCCACGGTTGCCGCTGAATAAGCGGAGGGTGAAATGGGTATTCTCAATCATCACAAGAAAATCGAGACGCACGCCACCCTTCTGCTGGTTCTGAGCTTTCTGGTCGTGACGATCGGTGGCCTGGTTCAGATCGTGCCGCTGTTCTACCTGCAGAACACGATCGAGGAAGTGCAGGGGATGCGTCCCTATTCGCCGCTGGAATTGGCCGGCCGCGAGATCTACGTCCGCGAAGGGTGCTATGTCTGCCACAGCCAGATGATCCGCCCGATGCGCGACGAGGTCGAGCGTTATGGCCACTACTCGCTGGCGGCGGAGTCGATGTATGACCATCCGTTCCAGTGGGGGTCCAAGCGCACCGGGCCGGACCTGGCCCGCGTCGGTGGCCGCTATTCGGACGAATGGCACGTCGCCCACCTGCGCAACCCGCGTGACGTGGTGCCGGAATCGGTCATGCCGCCCTATGCGTTCTTGCTGAATCGCCCGATCACCGGGCAATACATCCAGGACCTCATGAGCACCTATCGTCTGGTCGGCGTTCCCTACACCGACGAGGAGATCGCGGCCGCGCCCGAGGATTTTGTCAACCAGGCGGATGCCTTCGCCGATCATACCGGTCTGCTTGAGCGGTATCACGGCGCCCAGACCCGCAACTTCGACGGTCAGCCCGAACTGACCGAGATGGACGCGCTGATCGCCTACATGCAGATGGTCGGCACGCTGGTGGACTTCAATACCTTCGTGCGCGATGCGAGCCGCTGACAGGGAGGGCAGGGCATGGAACTCTACACTCTCCTTCGGCACTTTGCCGACAGTTGGTATCTGCTGTTCATGACGATGTTCTTTGTCGGCGTGATTGCCTGGGCCTGGCGCCCCGGCAGCCGCCCGACGCAGGACGAAGTGGCGACCAGCATCTTCCGCAATGACGACAGACCGGCTCGGGAAGGGGGGGACACCCCCGCCCGCAGCCTGAGCCAGGGGGCACAGTGATGGCCACACCGAACAAGAAACAAGACCAGCAGACCACGGGCCACTCCTGGGACGGCATCGAGGAGTTCGACAACCCGCTGCCGCGGTGGTGGTTGTGGATCTTCTACGCAACCATCCTGTGGTCGATCGTCTACTGGGTCCTGTATCCGGCCTGGCCGATGGTCAGCCGCGCGACCGCCGGGGTGCTGGGGTATTCCTCGCGCGCCGACGTGGATGCCGAGATGGCCACCTGGGACGCGGAAAACCAGGTCTGGTATGACCGCCTGGTGTCCACCGCGCCCGACCAGATCGCCGCCGATCCCGAACTTCAGCGGTTCGCGGTGAACGCGGGGGCCGCGGTGTTCCGCGCGCAGTGCTCGCAGTGCCACGGTGCCGGTGCGGATGGCGTGCGGATGGGCTCGGGTTTCCCGAACCTGCTGGACGACGAATGGATGTGGGGTGGCACCATGGACGACATCGTCCAGACCGTCACCTACGGTATCCGGAACGAGGATTTCCCGGATACGCGCTATTCGGAAATGCCGTCCTTTGGCCGCGACCAGCTGCTGACCGAAGACCAGATCAACGAGGTCGTCCAGCATGTGCTGGCGCTCTCGGGGCAGCCGCATGACAACGCTCTCGCGACGGCCGGTGAGCAGGTGTTCCTGGACAACTGTGCCTCGTGCCACGGCGACAACGGCGCCGGCGACACCTTTGTCGGCGCGCCCGCGCTGAACAACGCGATCTGGCTCTACGGTGGCACCGAGGCCGATATCCGCGCGACGGTGACGAACGCCCATTTCGGCATCATGCCGGGCTTTGCCAACCGTCTGCCGGAAGCGCAGATCCGCGCTGTGGCGGCCTATGTGCACCAGCTGGGCGGCGGTCAGTAAGGTTTGAGAATCTGGCGTCCCGGGCAACCGGGGCGTCAGGGGCTGCACCGGCTCCGTTCCTGTTCGCGCGTTTCCCGGGGCCGGTGCAGTCACAAGATCGACAAGGCGCGCCCGGTCGTCCCGCCGGTGCGCGCCTTTGCCGCATTTATTCGGTTTCCTCGATTCGGATTTTTGATGCAAGTCAAGGATGCGTGTCGCGCGCCG includes the following:
- a CDS encoding universal stress protein; translated protein: MDYKSILTFLGSEAEIDATLPQAIRFATRHESHLTACCLGVDMTPAGGFYMGASPILLQETLERAQADASVLESRTRRLFEGQALRWGAESAVVQFGGLPALVGLRARFSDLVIQQQPYGENTMPTQEAVIEAALFEGQAAVLVLPPQGLVPDFGKRVMIAWNQSNEALSAVRRALPLLQAADHVSVVVVNPPVHSPERSDPGGLLTQMLSRHGVRAEVSVLAKTMPRVSDVLMRHMDDTDASVMVMGAYGHSRLREAILGGATRNVLENARHAVFLAH
- the ccoN gene encoding cytochrome-c oxidase, cbb3-type subunit I translates to MWDYVKLIVLAAVAVLAAVAASHARDLAYLTHMIIFMGAAVVFFLWQIRHMGETVHNQNEYLDGVVRYGVVATAFWGVVGFLVGVVIAFQLAFPSLNLELLQGFGNFGRLRPLHTSAVIFAFGGNALLATSFYVVQRTTAARLFGGNLAWFVFWGYQVFILMAATGYVLGSTQGQEYAEPEWLTDLWLTIVWVAYLLVYMGTLIKRKEPHIYVANWFYLSFIVTIAMLHVVNNVQIPVSFFGSDSVPVWSGVQSAMVQWWYGHNAVGFFLTAGFLGMMYYFIPKQAERPVYSYKLSIIHFWALIFLYIWAGPHHLHYTALPDWAQTLGMTFSIMLWMPSWGGMINGLMTLSGAWDKLRTDPVIRMMVVAVGFYGMATFEGPMMSIRAVNSLSHYTDWTIGHVHSGALGWNGMITFGALYYLVPKLWKRERLYSLSLVSWHFWLATIGIVLYAASMWVTGIMEGLMWRQVDAQGFLVNSFADTVGAKFPMYVVRALGGTLFLTGGLIMCYNLWMTVRKVGEAKPSTATVAAE
- the ccoO gene encoding cytochrome-c oxidase, cbb3-type subunit II; this translates as MGILNHHKKIETHATLLLVLSFLVVTIGGLVQIVPLFYLQNTIEEVQGMRPYSPLELAGREIYVREGCYVCHSQMIRPMRDEVERYGHYSLAAESMYDHPFQWGSKRTGPDLARVGGRYSDEWHVAHLRNPRDVVPESVMPPYAFLLNRPITGQYIQDLMSTYRLVGVPYTDEEIAAAPEDFVNQADAFADHTGLLERYHGAQTRNFDGQPELTEMDALIAYMQMVGTLVDFNTFVRDASR
- a CDS encoding cbb3-type cytochrome c oxidase subunit 3; the encoded protein is MELYTLLRHFADSWYLLFMTMFFVGVIAWAWRPGSRPTQDEVATSIFRNDDRPAREGGDTPARSLSQGAQ
- the ccoP gene encoding cytochrome-c oxidase, cbb3-type subunit III; protein product: MATPNKKQDQQTTGHSWDGIEEFDNPLPRWWLWIFYATILWSIVYWVLYPAWPMVSRATAGVLGYSSRADVDAEMATWDAENQVWYDRLVSTAPDQIAADPELQRFAVNAGAAVFRAQCSQCHGAGADGVRMGSGFPNLLDDEWMWGGTMDDIVQTVTYGIRNEDFPDTRYSEMPSFGRDQLLTEDQINEVVQHVLALSGQPHDNALATAGEQVFLDNCASCHGDNGAGDTFVGAPALNNAIWLYGGTEADIRATVTNAHFGIMPGFANRLPEAQIRAVAAYVHQLGGGQ